The genomic region GAAATCAAGCAGAATCTGCGATAAATACAGAACTTTACATAAAAAAAGAAGATACAGCACCTTTAGAAAGCAATGAATTCTTCTTCGAAGATCTGATTGGTTGTACAGTAGTAACAGAAGAGAAAAGCACTGTAGGAAAGGTGAAAGAAATAATGGAAATGCCGGCAAGCCACATACTTGTAGTAGAAAAGGAAGATGGGAAAGAAGCCCTTATACCGTTCATAGATGAATTTGTAAAAGATATAAACGTAAAAGAAAAAATAATCACAATAAAACCAATAGAGGGCCTCATCTAATGCCTTCTTTTGATGTTTTAACCGTCCTTCCGGGACTGTTTTCAGGCTTTCTCACAGAAGGCGTTATAGGAAGAGCCATAAAGTCGGGAAAGATCAGCGTAAAAATTCACAATTTGAGAGATTTCACAACAGACAGGCACAGAGTGGTTGATGATGTTCCTTACGGCGGTGGACCCGGCATGGTTTTAAAACCGGAACCTATATTTCGGGCGTTTGATCACATCTGCGAAGAGAGGGGAAAAAAACCGTACGTAATTTTAACTGAACCCTGGGGAGAAACTTTTACACAGAAAAAAGCCATTGAATTATCAAAAAAAGAGAACATACTCATAATATGTGGAAGGTA from Desulfurobacterium sp. TC5-1 harbors:
- the rimM gene encoding ribosome maturation factor RimM (Essential for efficient processing of 16S rRNA); the encoded protein is MKKRSIKEILERRKKKIDHSNEVLIGKIVGAHGIKGDVKIKPESDIFERQISHVKTLSGYRGTAKKNLTIESIKPYKNIFIAKFKEIEDRNQAESAINTELYIKKEDTAPLESNEFFFEDLIGCTVVTEEKSTVGKVKEIMEMPASHILVVEKEDGKEALIPFIDEFVKDINVKEKIITIKPIEGLI